A stretch of the Rosa rugosa chromosome 5, drRosRugo1.1, whole genome shotgun sequence genome encodes the following:
- the LOC133712667 gene encoding CASP-like protein 1D1: MASTDKPANPETGKEVPPPKASYGDTPPPPPPPPKAVDLFAVDVALRFLVFAASLTSVLIMVTSKQTVFRGPIPLKAKFDHSPAFIYFVVALSVAGLYGILTSLASLSVIWKPIFSTKFLLHFAFWDVLILGLVASATGTAGGVAYIGYKGNEHVQWNKVCSIFDKYCKHLAGSLATSLFASVLLVLLVWLSTFSLHKKIPK, from the exons ATGGCATCGACGGATAAGCCAGCTAACCCGGAAACCGGTAAGGAAGTTCCACCACCAAAGGCCTCGTACGGAGAcacgcctcctcctcctcctcctcctccaaaagCAGTTGACTTGTTTGCAGTCGATGTGGCACTTAGGTTCTTGGTGTTTGCAGCATCACTAACAAGTGTATTGATCATGGTAACTAGCAAGCAGACAGTATTCCGAGGCCCTATCCCGTTAAAAGCCAAGTTTGATCACTCTCCTGCCTTCAT ATACTTTGTAGTGGCACTATCAGTTGCAGGCCTCTATGGTATTCTTACTTCACTAGCATCCCTTTCAGTCATCTGGAAGCCAATATTCTCAACCAAGTTCTTGCTCCACTTTGCATTTTGGGATGTG CTGATACTGGGTCTAGTGGCCTCTGCCACGGGTACCGCCGGGGGAGTTGCGTATATTGGATACAAGGGCAATGAACATGTGCAGTGGAACAAGGTTTGCTCTATTTTTGACAAGTACTGCAAACATCTAGCAGGCTCCCTCGCTACGTCGTTGTTTGCTTCGGTTTTGCTGGTCCTTCTGGTGTGGCTGTCAACTTTCTCACTCCACAAGAAAATTCCCAAATAG
- the LOC133709949 gene encoding divinyl chlorophyllide a 8-vinyl-reductase, chloroplastic has translation MSLCFSSAAFNLHSAKNQSFLTRFSSHFTNPTKVTSSLFTGFPSSPLSLSEVVKFSKDRLKPISASTTPTVETTVTPSFRNKSPKDINVLVVGATGYIGKFVVKELVDREFNVIAIAREKSGIRGKFSKDETLNQLKGANVCFSDVTNLDSLEKSMEELGVSIDVVVSCLASRSGGVKDSWKIDYEATKNSLVAGRNRGASHFVLLSAICVQKPLLEFQRAKLKFEDELIKEAMEDSGFSYSIVRPTAFFKSLGGQVELVKDGKPYVMFGDGKLCACKPISEADLASFIADCVLSENKINQVLPIGGPGKALTPMEQGELLFRLVGREPKFLKVPIEIMDFAIGLLDFLVKIFPSMEDTAEFGKIGRYYAAESMLVLDPETGEYSAEKTPSYGKDTLEDFFQTVLREGMAGQELGEQTIF, from the coding sequence ATGTCCCTGTGCTTCTCCTCCGCCGCATTCAATCTTCACTCAGCAAAAAACCAGAGCTTCTTAACGCGTTTCTCTTCTCACTTCACCAACCCAACTAAGGTAACCTCTTCTCTCTTTACTGGGTTCCCATCATCTCCGTTAAGCTTATCTGAAGTCGTTAAGTTCAGCAAAGACAGACTAAAACCCATTTCGGCTTCAACGACCCCAACTGTTGAAACGACCGTTACACCTTCATTCAGGAACAAAAGTCCCAAAGACATTAACGTTTTGGTTGTGGGTGCAACTGGGTACATTGGAAAGTTTGTGGTTAAGGAGTTAGTGGATAGAGAGTTCAATGTTATAGCTATTGCTAGGGAGAAGAGTGGGATTAGAGGTAAGTTTAGCAAGGATGAGACTTTAAACCAGTTGAAAGGAGCCAATGTGTGCTTTTCAGATGTGACCAATTTGGATAGTTTGGAGAAATCTATGGAAGAATTGGGTGTTTCAATTGATGTAGTGGTTTCTTGCCTTGCTAGCCGTAGTGGTGGTGTGAAGGATTCTTGGAAGATAGACTATGAGGCAACAAAGAACAGTCTTGTTGCCGGTAGGAATCGTGGGGCTTCGCATTTTGTGTTGCTTTCTGCAATATGTGTGCAGAAGCCTCTTCTTGAATTCCAGCGCGCAAAGCTGAAGTTCGAGGATGAGTTGATCAAGGAAGCTATGGAGGACAGTGGTTTCAGTTATAGTATTGTGAGGCCAACTGCATTCTTTAAGAGCTTGGGAGGTCAGGTTGAGTTGGTGAAAGATGGGAAGCCGTATGTGATGTTTGGGGATGGGAAGTTGTGTGCTTGCAAGCCGATTAGTGAAGCGGACTTGGCTTCGTTTATTGCTGATTGTGTGTTGAGTGAAAATAAGATTAACCAGGTTTTGCCTATTGGTGGACCGGGGAAGGCATTGACACCAATGGAGCAAGGGGAGTTGCTGTTTAGACTTGTGGGGAGGGAACCCAAGTTCTTGAAAGTGCCGATTGAGATAATGGACTTTGCTATTGGGTTGCTTGATTTCCTTGTAAAGATATTTCCTTCAATGGAAGACACAGCCGAGTTCGGAAAGATTGGAAGGTATTATGCGGCTGAGAGTATGTTGGTTTTGGATCCTGAGACCGGAGAATATAGTGCTGAGAAAACACCAAGTTATGGCAAAGACACGTTGGAAGACTTCTTCCAGACTGTGCTGAGAGAGGGGATGGCTGGCCAGGAATTGGGGGAGCAAACAATTTTCTGA